One Sandaracinaceae bacterium DNA window includes the following coding sequences:
- a CDS encoding GH3 auxin-responsive promoter family protein → MRAGWPSPSLPDDSLFATLAWLLAARDLSLISVWSPTFALNLFEGLERHRTELCDTLVQGAGSAAVCREAPPRAPGRRHPAQLPRPATPELLRVLWPSLSLISAWDTSSSASWARRLQALAPRALPGRGSVGHRGRGHHPLRGKHVLASRSHFYEFVDLATERSHFAWELREGQEVRPLLTTGAGLLRYGLRDRLKVRGFVGSTPCLEFQGRMDDAPTWWARS, encoded by the coding sequence GTGCGCGCTGGGTGGCCTTCGCCGAGTCTTCCGGACGACTCGCTGTTCGCCACGCTCGCCTGGCTGCTCGCCGCGCGTGACCTGTCGTTGATCTCGGTGTGGAGCCCCACGTTCGCGCTGAACCTCTTCGAGGGGCTCGAGCGCCACCGCACGGAGCTATGCGACACGCTCGTGCAGGGCGCTGGCAGCGCAGCGGTCTGCCGGGAGGCGCCGCCGCGTGCCCCGGGTCGCCGCCATCCTGCGCAGCTACCCCGGCCCGCCACGCCCGAGCTGCTGCGCGTACTCTGGCCGTCGCTCTCGCTGATCAGCGCGTGGGACACCTCGTCGTCGGCGAGCTGGGCCCGCAGGCTACAGGCGCTCGCCCCACGCGCACTTCCGGGCAGAGGGTCTGTGGGCCACCGAGGGCGTGGTCACCATCCCCTCCGGGGTAAGCACGTGCTGGCGTCGCGCAGCCACTTCTACGAGTTCGTGGACCTCGCCACCGAGCGCTCGCACTTCGCGTGGGAGCTGCGCGAGGGCCAGGAGGTGCGCCCACTGCTCACCACCGGCGCGGGACTCCTGCGCTACGGGCTGCGCGACCGCTTGAAGGTGCGTGGCTTCGTGGGGAGCACGCCGTGCCTCGAGTTCCAGGGACGCATGGACGACGCACCGACATGGTGGGCGAGAAGCTGA